The following coding sequences are from one bacterium window:
- a CDS encoding YdhR family protein, which produces MITAVVLYDLPPPIGLEECRAHFAKIAPDFLKIPGFLRKQFICARGGKVAGGVYTWESQEAAERFYSGEWLAGIRDRYGTEPKISSFETVALTDKTTGQAGGLD; this is translated from the coding sequence ATGATCACGGCCGTCGTTCTTTATGACCTGCCTCCCCCCATCGGCCTCGAAGAATGCCGCGCGCACTTCGCCAAGATCGCCCCGGATTTCCTCAAAATTCCCGGCTTTCTCCGCAAACAGTTCATCTGCGCCCGCGGCGGCAAGGTCGCCGGCGGCGTCTATACGTGGGAAAGTCAGGAGGCGGCAGAGCGATTCTACTCGGGCGAATGGCTCGCCGGAATCCGCGACCGCTACGGCACGGAGCCGAAGATCAGCTCTTTCGAGACGGTCGCACTGACCGACAAGACGACCGGCCAGGCCGGCGGTCTCGATTGA
- a CDS encoding FadR/GntR family transcriptional regulator yields MEHTKAFRPVRLARASDEVVQQIKALIFGGRLATGDPLPSEKDLTEQFGLSRITIRDALRVLESEGLIEIKVGARGGAFVAQPSAQRVSESLTNLLRLQRITIQELIEARLAVEPHVASLAAKRATAADIAAMEQAVENARAGRTAGDPRFMPHSVAFHIALAEAAKNQVLLSTVNSIRTPFQEVLATLPAEDMAERAIADHRQILDAIKAHDRESAQRLMHAHITYFAKRAGSPEKRKNVFAKWPARTAR; encoded by the coding sequence GTGGAGCACACCAAGGCCTTTCGCCCCGTCCGCCTCGCGCGGGCATCCGATGAGGTCGTCCAGCAAATCAAGGCGCTCATCTTCGGCGGCCGGCTCGCAACCGGGGATCCGCTCCCGTCCGAAAAGGACCTGACAGAGCAATTCGGCTTGAGCCGCATCACGATCCGCGACGCCCTGCGCGTCCTGGAGTCCGAGGGGCTGATCGAGATCAAGGTGGGCGCGCGCGGGGGCGCGTTCGTCGCGCAGCCGAGCGCCCAACGGGTCAGCGAATCGCTGACGAACCTCCTCAGGCTCCAGCGGATCACGATTCAGGAATTGATCGAGGCGCGCCTGGCGGTCGAGCCGCACGTCGCCTCATTGGCCGCGAAGCGCGCCACGGCGGCCGATATCGCGGCGATGGAACAGGCCGTCGAGAACGCCCGGGCGGGGCGAACGGCGGGGGACCCGCGCTTCATGCCCCACAGCGTCGCCTTCCACATCGCCTTGGCGGAAGCCGCGAAGAACCAGGTCTTACTGTCCACCGTCAACTCGATCCGGACGCCGTTCCAGGAGGTCCTGGCGACGCTGCCGGCGGAGGACATGGCCGAGCGGGCGATCGCGGACCATCGGCAGATCCTGGATGCGATCAAAGCCCACGATCGCGAGAGCGCCCAGCGATTGATGCACGCCCACATCACCTACTTCGCCAAGCGGGCCGGCAGCCCCGAGAAGCGCAAGAACGTATTCGCCAAATGGCCGGCGAGAACCGCCCGTTAG
- a CDS encoding DCC1-like thiol-disulfide oxidoreductase family protein, with protein sequence MALFRIGLAALIIGDLIWRARDLRAFYTDFGVLPRAVLLDRFADRWLISVHLLSGEALVQALMFILAMALGVMLLVGYRTKTATIASWALLISLQNRNPIILQGGDILLRMLLFWGMFLPLNAHFSFDRALDNSETEPPDRVFTIGSVALLAQVAFLYWFSAMLKSAPQWRTEGSAVYYALSLEQMATPVGRLLLQFPGLLRVLTFLTLRIETLVPLLLFWPFATGPVRTAAVILMVAFQLGLLVGLHLGHFPFVALVAVMGLLPTWAWSKAEERCGTRRSLTIYYDGTCEFCRKMVRILVAFRLASGTVIRRAQDDPHALAEMTREHSWVVVDSGGTHYFKSAALAPVLGGSLLWPLAWVLALSPARLIADRLYDWIADHRTPLTRLVSPLRDRQLDLRARWLTSALAAFFLAYVLWWNLGTVSSRVAMPDRFRWLGVATRTDQEWDMFAPYPLLDDGWYVIRGVLQNGKEVDVFRDGAPVSFAKPSSRAIAAQYKDERWRKYLMNLYLAVNSDYRLYYGRYLCRKWNAGKAADDPTQLITFDIYFMIRTNVPWTQPPRVHEKALLHSHRCR encoded by the coding sequence TTGGCACTGTTCCGAATCGGGTTGGCGGCCCTCATCATCGGGGATCTCATCTGGCGGGCGCGAGACTTACGCGCCTTCTACACGGATTTTGGGGTGCTTCCCCGCGCCGTTCTGCTGGATCGATTCGCGGACCGGTGGCTCATCTCGGTGCATCTGTTGAGTGGGGAGGCGCTGGTTCAGGCGTTGATGTTCATCCTGGCGATGGCCCTCGGCGTGATGCTGCTGGTTGGCTATCGCACCAAAACGGCGACGATCGCCTCCTGGGCGTTACTGATTTCGCTGCAAAATCGCAATCCGATCATTCTCCAAGGCGGCGACATCCTGCTGCGGATGCTGTTGTTCTGGGGGATGTTCCTCCCCCTGAACGCACACTTTTCCTTCGATCGCGCGCTGGACAACTCCGAGACCGAGCCCCCGGACCGCGTGTTCACGATCGGATCGGTCGCGCTCTTGGCCCAGGTGGCGTTCCTGTATTGGTTCAGCGCGATGTTGAAGAGCGCCCCTCAGTGGCGGACGGAAGGGAGCGCGGTGTATTACGCCCTCAGCCTCGAGCAAATGGCCACCCCCGTGGGCCGGCTGTTGCTCCAATTCCCTGGGCTCCTCAGGGTGCTGACGTTTCTCACGCTCCGAATAGAAACGCTCGTCCCGCTGCTCCTCTTTTGGCCCTTCGCCACCGGGCCGGTGCGCACCGCTGCCGTCATCTTGATGGTGGCGTTCCAGCTCGGTCTCTTGGTGGGCCTCCATCTCGGTCACTTCCCGTTTGTCGCGCTCGTGGCCGTGATGGGGCTTCTCCCCACATGGGCGTGGTCGAAGGCGGAGGAGCGCTGCGGCACGCGACGCTCCTTGACGATCTATTACGACGGAACGTGCGAATTTTGCAGGAAGATGGTGCGCATCCTCGTGGCCTTTCGGCTTGCAAGCGGGACCGTGATCCGACGGGCCCAGGACGACCCACACGCACTGGCGGAGATGACCCGCGAGCATTCATGGGTGGTCGTGGACAGCGGCGGCACGCATTATTTCAAGTCGGCGGCGCTGGCGCCCGTCTTGGGGGGTTCCCTCTTGTGGCCGTTGGCGTGGGTGCTCGCGCTCTCGCCCGCGCGTCTGATCGCGGATCGGCTCTATGATTGGATCGCCGACCACAGGACCCCGCTCACGCGTCTTGTGAGCCCGCTGCGGGATCGGCAGCTGGACCTGCGCGCGCGTTGGCTTACCAGCGCGCTCGCGGCGTTCTTTTTGGCCTACGTCCTTTGGTGGAACCTCGGCACCGTGAGCTCGCGCGTCGCGATGCCGGATCGCTTCCGCTGGCTTGGGGTGGCGACGCGAACGGACCAGGAGTGGGATATGTTTGCCCCGTACCCGCTGCTGGACGACGGGTGGTACGTGATCCGTGGGGTGCTCCAGAACGGCAAAGAGGTGGACGTCTTCCGCGATGGAGCGCCGGTGTCGTTCGCGAAGCCGAGCTCGCGCGCGATCGCCGCGCAATATAAGGACGAGCGCTGGCGGAAGTACCTCATGAACCTCTATCTCGCCGTCAACAGCGATTATCGTCTGTATTACGGGCGGTATCTGTGCCGGAAATGGAATGCGGGAAAGGCGGCGGATGATCCGACGCAGCTGATCACGTTCGACATCTATTTCATGATCCGCACCAACGTCCCCTGGACGCAACCGCCGAGGGTCCACGAGAAGGCGTTGCTCCACAGTCACCGTTGCCGGTGA